From the Candidatus Omnitrophota bacterium genome, the window CTTTAATCTTTTGCAATGCTTTCTGATGAACACCAGATTGTCTACCATGTTTCTTAAAATTCTTTTTTGATAACGAATAAGGAATAGCATATAATTGAGCATACTCAGGCAGGCATGAAAAAAAAGCATCTTTTTTATTCTTCTTTAAATCACTTTCAAACATCATCTGCATCCTTTCAGCAAACGTGCACCCTCAAGACAAATCATCATCTCCTCTTCAGTTGGCATCGTCACAACAGCAATTTTTGAAGAAGAAGACTGAATTGAAACTGTCTGTTCTCGAGATACTTTTTCATTCTTTTTCTTATCGATAACAATACCTGCCCAACACAGCGACCTACAAACGCTCTCGCGAATCAATGGATTATTAACACCAATATCGTCGGTAAACACCAACGCATCAACCTGACCACCAAGCACCATAAGATACCTGCCAATATAACTTTTAAGTCGATTTACATACATATCAAAAGCTAATTGAGCCCTTTTTCCAAACCGCTTATGCCCAAGAAAAGCAATAATATCTGTTATATCGCTAGAGAATCCGGATATGCCCAAAAGCCCACTTCTCTTGTTTAATAAATCACTAATTTCCTGAGAATGAAAATCAGAAATCTGCATTAAGCTAACAACAACCATCGGATCGATATCTCCCGATCTTGTACTCATAATTAACCCAGAATTCGGAGAAAACCCCATCGAAGTATCAACCGAACATCCTTTTTTTATTGCAGTAACACTAGCGCCTCCTGTTCCTAAATGACAGACGATCATATTTATTTTTCCAGGACTTTTTTTCAAGAATTCCGATAAATGACGACAAACATAAGAACAAGAAATCCCATGGAATCCATAACGACGATATTGGTACTGCTCAATAATTCGCCTTGGAACAGGATAAGTGTATGCCTTAGCTGGAATCGAAGAATGAAAAGCAGAATCAATAACTGCGTATTGCGGAACTCTAGGAAACATTCTTATTGTCTCTTTAATTATATTCATCGATATAGGGTTGTGAAGAGGAGCTAAAGGTAAGCATCGTTCCATTCTTTTTAAACTTGTCCGGTCAAGCAAAACCGATCGTTTAAAATATTCTCCCCCATGAACAAACCGATGACCGATAGCATCGACCCTAATATTATTTTTATTAATATAATCAACAGCTAAAGCAGTTGCTTTTACATAATCCGAAATTGGAAGAATTTCTTTGGTTGTCTTACCATTAAATTGGTTCTCGATATAAGAAGATTTCATACCTTGCCCGCCTACGCGATAAGCTTTCCCTTTTAAAATCAACTCAACGTTACGCGCGCCTTGATACTTAAAAATTCTATAGCTCAAAGATGAGCTTCCCCCATTAAATACCAATATATGCATAATGCTTATCAAAATTAATAAAAATATTGCGTGAATTAGAAAATTTCTTTTGTGCCCGAATAACGGTCAGAGCCGTACAAGCAATAATATCGTCTACACTACATCCGCGAGATAAATCACTACATGGCTGAATTGTGCCCAAAATGATCGGGCCAATTGCCCTAGCATTTGCCAGACGTTCAGTCAATTTATAACCAATATTACCTGCATCCAATGTAGGAAAAATTAAAACATTGGCTTTCCCAGCAACATCACTATCATTCAATTTCCAAGCTGCAACTTCTGGAACAAGAGCGCTATCCGCCTGCAATTCTCCCTCAATAAAGAAATCCTTCTTTAAATCCTTAGCGAGCTCAACCGAATTTCTTACCTTGTCAACAAGTTCACCGCTCGCACTTCCTTTTGAAGAAAAGCTTAACATTGCAACCCTCGCTGTCACATCCATAACATCCTGAAAAAACTGTGCACTTGAGACAGCAATCCGTGCCAATTGATCACTAGTCGGGTTTGGAATAACGCCACAATCCGCATAAAGCAAAACCCCTTCCTCGCCGAAAACACAGTTAGGAACTCCCATTAAAAAACAACTAGTTACAACCCCAATTTTATCATTTAATTCCAAACAATAAAGAACCGCACGCATAACCGCTGCGGTTGAATGAGACGCGCCAGCAACCATCCCATCAACAAGTCCGCAGCGCAACATCATTGCGGCATAAAAAAGCGGATCATCCATCAATTCCTTAGCTTTTTTATAAGTCATTCCTTTGGCCTGTCGAATTTCATAAAGCAAATACGCAAACTGATCTCTTTGAGAAGGATCAATGTTCCTCGATGAAAACAAAAGAGGCTCCGCAATTCCCTCTTGACGAATATAATCAACCGCTTTCAAAACTCTATCATCTTCAGCCTCAGGAAAAATAATCCTTTTAGGATCACTTTTAGCCCGATCCCGAATTTGTTCAATAACTTCTGTGTACATAAATCACACTCCTTTAATACATCCTAAAATGTCAGCTTCATCTTTGCAAACTTAACCGCTTGACCACATTATAAAATTCCTAAAAAGCTAAATTAACCATAAAAGCAAGCTTCATTCTTTCCCATCTCTTTGGCCATGCACAAACCAAGATTAGTTTTCAACAAAAGCTCTTGTGTGCTCATCCCAAGAATATACCGACTTATCCCCATGCTGCAGGTTGCAGCATCTGGAAGCATTGTTTTTTGTAAAGCATCTTTAACCTTCTTCGCAATCGACATCGCTTCAGACCTTGTGGTTACTGATAGAATCGCCAAAAACTGATCTCGCGATTGCCGGCAAACAATATCTGTGTCGCGAAAATTATTCTTAAAAATTACTCCAGCTTTCTTTAGCAAATCATCACCACTGTCCTGTCCATATTTATCAACAAAACTATGGAAATTATCAATATCTATCATAATCGCACATAACGGTTGAAAAAATCGATTCGTACGTTTAACTTCAAAATCTAAACAACGAAGAAAATATTGATAATTGTAAAGTCCCGTCAATGAATCTTCAAATAAAGAATCTGTCTCCTTCGGGTTCCCAGCGTTACTGCTTATTTGGGAATTTTCTAAAATCTTATTTTCTTCCACTATTTTTTCTTCAGAAAGCTCTTTCAAAATCCCTTCCACCCCAACAATCTTTCCTTTCTTATTCTTTAAAAAATTACTTTGGGCAGTGATAGCAACCCGACTCCCGTCTCGGCGAACCATTTGAATTCTATAATCAGAGATAAACCCTTTTTCATTTAAACTTCTTAAAAAAGCAGCTCGGTCATTCCTTTGCAAATAAAATTGATCAGCTAAATTAACACCAAGAACATCCTGCTCACTCTCAAAACGAAACATCTCAGCAAATGCTCGATTAGCGAATGAAATATTACCTTCGTTATCTGCAGCGTAAAGACCACTTTTCATAGAATGAACAATATCATCCAACTCAAATCTTCCTTCTTGATCAAGGCTATTTTTTACTCTTCCTTCTAGATTAATAGGTTCCATCTGTATCCCTCCTATTTTTACTCTCTTGGCTAAACACTAACCAAAGAAAGCGTTCGTTATATAATTAACTATTGTTTAACTAAGTTAAGTATTCATTCATAATTAAATCAAAAAAAATCCCCACTAAAAACTCGGCGGTGTCACAACCCACAAAACCTCTGTTTCTCCTTTATTTAAATTCTTAAAAGAATGTGGCGTATTAGAATTAAAATAGATGCTATCTCCTTTCTTTAAAGAATAGTATGTATCGCCCAACATAATTTCAAACGCTCCTTTAAGAACCAAAACAAATTCTTGACCATAATGAGAATAAGAAGATTCCCCAGAGGAAGCATTATTGCTTAACTTAAACAGCAAAGGTTCCATTTGCTTATACGGATTTGATTCAGACAAAAGAGACATCCGTATACCCTGCCCCACATGTTTAAGCGACTTACGATCACACTCTCTTGTGACAATCTTATTTTTTTGATTAACGTCCTCGCCAACCAAGCTACCTATCGTTGTTTCTAGCGCATCAGCAATCGACTTTAATGTGGCAAGGGATGGAGAAGCCTTTCCTTTTTCTACTTGGGAAAGAAAACTTGGACTAACGCCTACATCTTTAGCCATCTCCCTAAGAGTGATCTCTTTCTGATCTCTTAATCTTTTTATATTAATTCCAACACTTTTCATTTTTAACCTCAGTTTTAATATATGACAAAATCTATTTCTTGTCAATCATTACTTAATTTCTATATTGCATATTAAGTATTAATTAACAATTACAAAATTTAACAAAATTCTTAACCCTGAGCATTTAAAAAGATCTTAAAAAGTAATATCTAGCAACAATTAAAAACGTTGAATAATTCTGTTCTTTTAGTAAAATAAAATTTTTATATTTTTGATACTCTATTTTTATAACACCAAAACAAGCTCAAGGCTCAATCTAGAATTCGCACCATGACATTTATGACTCTTGATCAAAACACTGATTTCTTCTATTACAAATCAATCTGCCAGCAACGATGAACCAGCTTATTACGATAATCTTCAGGAATCGTTTTAGGCGTCAGCTCTTTAACTTGTTTGACGTTAAGCCTTCTTAATTTAGGATCAAAACGTTGATGATTGGTCGAAAAGATAACTGTTGAATCTTTTGCCATCACAAGAAAAACTTTTTCGAGCAACTCGACATGGTGCTTATTAATGTCGAACACAGAATTCTTTCCTCGACGCTGAGAAAAAGACGGAGGATCTACAAACGCAAGCGTAAATTTGCGTCCCTTTCTTTTCAAGTCATCTAAATATTTTTCGGTATCAGAACAAACAAACTCATATTTTAAATTATTAATATTATTTAATTTAAAATTATCCCTCGCCCATTGAAGATATGTCGCTGATCGATCCACCGTCACAATTGATTTTGCTCCACCGAGTGCTGCAACACAGCTAAAAGAACCAGTGTAGGCATAAAGATTAAGAAAATCCTTATCTTTTACCATTTCCCGCACCAATTCACGCGTATTACGATGATCGGAAAACAATCCCGTATCCACTAGTCCGTCGAGCTTAACCCAAAACTTTAAATCCCGCTCAGAAACAGCCAATCGCATTCGCTGTGACTTTGAATTTTTATAACGCGCTCCGGAAGCACTCTTCGTTTGCCGACGTTTTAAAAAAACCTTGTCTTCTGGGATATTAAGAATTTCACCTGCGGCTTTTGCCATCCGTGGCAACCAAGTAGGTCCTGTCTGCAAACGGATATATTCACCAACAACCAAATGTCCCTGGTACCAATCCACGACTGCTCTTACCTCAGGGATATCCCGGTCGTATAAACGAAAAACATCAATATTCCGGCGCTGAAAACGACGAGCCAAATGCTTGTATTGCCTTTTGATTCGATTAGCAAAAATTTCAGCGTGATATTCTATTTTCTCATCTGTAACATAATGTTTTAGCTTTTCCATTACAACAGTTTATCAAGCAAAGAAAATTAAGTCAAAATAATATGTTTTAAAGAAATTTCGTACTATTAATTACATCAAAAAAAAGGGGGTCGCCCTTATCGGGTGCCCCCCTTTTTTTACCATAATCAAAGAAACAAGAACAATAAACACATGATTTATGCTTGGACTGGACCTAAACACACGCAAAGGCTAATAGTGTAACTATGCGTACAATTTTATAAACTTTATTTTTTCAAACCGCTTATATCGCCTTACACTACAAATTAATCCAATATTCTTACAATAACTCTCTATGATGCTTAATGACTTTAGCATTAATCATATAAATTACATCTTCTGCTATGGCCGCAGCATGATCACAAATTCTCTCTAAATCACGAGCAACCAAAAGAAGGGCAACGGCTTGAGTCACCATTGCACTATCTTTTATCATGTGTTCGTCAATCAATTCTCTGATAATAACCGTTCGCAATCTGTTTGACTCTTTATCAGAAAGAATAACTTGTTTAGCTAATTCCTGATCATGATTTACAAAAGAGTCTATTGAATTCTTAACCATTAACTTTGCCTGATTAGCTAATTTTACAATATCCAACAACGACTTTGGTAAAGGCTGACCAGATGACTCTAAAACCCTTTGTGAAATATTTACTGTTAAATCTGCCATTCTTTCGAGTTCAGTGTTTATATGCATTCCTGTCGTAATCAAACGAAGATCACATGCAAGAGGCTGAAATAATGCAAAAAGGTCGATCACTTCCTCCTCAATCTTTATCTCCATATCATCGATCTTTTTATCATTATCAATAACAGAAAGCGCCTGCTTCTTATCATGTTTCTTAAGAGCTTCGACAGATTTATGTATCGCCTCTTCTACCATTGCTGCCATCTTTAGAATATCTATATTCAGTTTCTTTAATTCATCATCAATATTTCTTTTCATATTTAACCAAACCTTCCCGTAACGTAATCTTCTGTAATTTTTTTTGCAGGATTTGTAAAAATCTTATTTGTAAAATTATATTCAACCAACTCGCCTAGCATAAAAAATGCGGTATAGTCTGAAACGCGTGCCGCCTGTTGCATATTATGCGTAACAATAATAATCGTATATTTCTTTTTTAACTCATGAATTAATTCTTCTATCTTGCCAGTAGCAATCGGATCTAACGCTGAAGCAGGCTCATCTAACAATAATATCTGAGGTTCAATGGCAAGAGCGCGTGCAATACATAATCGCTGCTGCTGTCCTCCCGACAAAGAAAACGCACTTTCATTTAGCCTATCTTTTATCTCATCCCACAAAGCAGCATCTTTGAGACTCTTTTCAACTTTCTCTTGAATTAAATCCTTATTTTTTACCCCATTAATTCTTAAACCATATGCTACGTTTTCAAAAATAGACTTTGGAAAAGGATTTGACTTCTGAAAAACCATACCAACTTTACGTCTTAAATCAACCACATCCAAATCTTTATCAAAAATATTATTCTCATCTATAAAAATACCACCCTCATATTTTATCTTATGAATAATATCGTTCATCCTATTAAAACATCTTAAGAATGTTGATTTTCCGCAGCCAGAAGGCCCTATGATTCCCACAACTGTATTAGACCTTATTCCCATATTAATATTTTTAAGTGCATGAGTTTTATCATAGAAAAAATTAAAATTCTCTACGACTATCTTAATCGCATTGTTTTCTATATCTTTATTAATATAGCTAGCTTTCAAACCATTATTCTTTAATTTAAATACGTTTTCCTCTGTTATCGTCGTCATTCCATCCTAACCTTTCTTAACTTATATCTCAATATTACTGCAAAAAGATTCATGCAAAAAACAAGGCCAATTAAAACCAACGCCGTTCCATAAGCTAATGGCCTTACTTTCTCAATCGCATGATGTTGTGTTGACATAATATAAAGATGATACGGCAATGCCATAAATTGATCCGAAAGAGATCTCGGCAAAAAAGGCAAATAGAATGCAGCTCCAGTAAATAAAATCGGCGCTGTCTCTCCTGCTGCTCGAGCTAAGCCAAGAATAGTTCCGGTAAGCATTCCCGGGACAGCATAAGGTAAAACATTTGTCCGGATAGTTTGCCACTTAGTGGCACCAAGAGCCAACGACCCTTCTCTATATGATTTAGGCACGCCTTTCAGCGCCTCTTCACTTGCTGTAATTGTCCACGGCAAAGTCATAAGTCCTAAAGTTAATCCTGCAGACAATACCGAAGCATTTAATTTCATCAACTGCACAAACAAAACAACTCCAAACAAGCCATAAACAATCGAAGGAACTCCGGATAAATTACGGATAGACATTCTTATCAATCGCGTTATTTTCCCTTTTGTAGCATATTCGCTCAAATAAATAGCACATCCCATGCCTAACGGAACTGCCAAAATAGCTGTAATGGTCGTAACGAGAAATGTTCCAAATATTGCTGGCAAAATTCCACCCTCTGTCATTCCATTTGTTGGCATTTGGCTTAAGAATTCCCAGCTTATTACGCTCTTTCCTTTAGAAATAATATCGTAAAGAATAAACCCAACAATAAATAAAACAACAACAAGGCATCCCCTTAACAGCCCAAATCCTATAGCTTGCTCAATGTAATTTTTTTTCATCGATGTACTTTTTTCCGCCAAAATCTTTGATTTTGGCGAGATCTCGCCAACTTTAGCATAAAGTTGGCGGACATATATATAATTTATTCATATTATCTATTCACCTGTTCGTATTTATGCAAAATAATATCAGATGCCATATTAACAAAAAATGTAATGATAAATAATACCAACCCTAAAGCAAATAACGCATAATAATGAGTCGTATTGTAGGCAACTTCTCCCAGCTCAATGGCTATACTCGAAGTAAGGGTTCTTACCGGCCCAAGTATGCTTTCTGGCATAGCAGGAGCACAGCCCGTTGCCATCAAAACGGTCATTGTTTCTCCAATCGCTCTTCCCATTCCAAGCATACAAGCAGCAATAATACCCGATAATGCAGCTGGAACTTTTACTCGAATAACAGTTTGCCATTTCGAAGCTCCTAAAGCCAAAGAAGCCTGCTCGTAAGAACTTGGCACACTACTTAATGCATCCTCAGAGATGCTAACAATAGTCGGCAAAGCCATGACAGCCAAGAGCACAGCACCATTAATAGCATTCAGCCCGTTATGAGTATGAAATATCTTTGCCAAAAGCGGCCCAACAAGAACGATCCCTAGAAAACCAAGAACAACAGATGGTATTCCAGCTAAAATTTCAACAATAGGTTTGGCGATTTCTCTTACCCTCCGACTAGCGACATCTGACAAATAAGCAGCTGTTCCAACGCCTAAGGGTATCGCAATAAGTAATGCTCCAACAGTAACAATAAGTGTGCTTACTAACATTGGAACGATGCCGTATTGCTCTTCCACATACGATGTCGGATTCCAAACAGACCCGAACAAGAAAGACCATACATTAATTTCCTGAAACGCCGGTATGGAGGTAAAAATTAATAACGCAAAAATACCTAAAAGCGCAACAACTGAAATCATGCCGTTTGCAAAGAAAAAGCCGTGGATAAGCTTTTCCATAAGTCTTAAACTTATCCACGGTTTCTTTCTATTTCGAACAATATTGTTTAGCAAAATAAATTTACAATCCTGCCTTACTGTTATATTCTACATATTCACCTGGAAGCTGAAAAAAACCTTGCTTTTCAACTTCTTTCTGTCCTTGCGGACTTAATTCGAACTCTAGAAAAGCCTTTACTTCGCCTGTAGGCGTTCCATTAATATATTGATTTAAAGGACGTGAAATAGGATACTTTCCGCTCTTTACATCTGCCTCACTCAGTGGATTAGCATAAGCAGCACCAGCCATAGAAGCAACCTTTAGCACGTTAATACCGCTCGCATCTTTTACGTACCCTACACCTACATAACCTATGCCTGATTGATCCTGCTTTACAGCTTCCACTATTTGTGCATTTCCATTCATTCGATTCATTTTCTGAGAATAATCACCTTTTAATACAGACTCCTGGAAAAACACAAATGTTCCTGAGTTTGATTGACGACCATAAAGCGTTATAGACATGTTCGGTCCACCAACTTCACTCCAATTCGTAACTTCACCTCTAAAAATTCTACCGATCTCATCTACAGTAAGCTGATTAACAGAATTATTTCCGTTTGTGATTACGCTTAGCCCATCCATGGCAACAACAACTCTCTTAACCTTAACTCCATTTTTTGATGCCTGCTCTACTTCTTTTGCCTTCATTTGCCTAGAAGCATTAGCTATGTCACATTTACCGTTAATTAATGCTGCGATACCTGTTCCAGAGCCTCCTCCAGTAACTGCAATATATTTACCTGGATTTTGAGCCATATATTCTTCAGCTAATGCCTGAACAAGATTAATTAAAGTGTCTGACCCTTTGATCTGAATCATGTCCTCGGCATAAACGCTTGTAGCACACATCAAAAATGCAACAAACAATGATAAAATTAAAAATCGTTTCATATATCTTCTCCTTACCTTTATTTTATTTAAATAAATTATATTATTATAATGTGACAAACATGTGACAACAACGTTAACTCTTTGTTAATCTTAATTAAAACTTAAATAACACATCTGCCTGAATCAAATGCTGTGTATTGCTTGTACTTCCATTAATAGGATGCATATTGTAATAATCTAGGCCAAGAATAACATTTTTCTTGATTGCATAAGACCATGCAACTTCGTGACCAGCAACATTTGTTTCTCCACCATAAGCATCAGAGTCTGGGAAAATATCTAACCAAGCATCTGTTTCAAGGTGACGATAACAATATTTAATTTGCCAGCTACCTGGATTCTTAATTTTCTTATCTCCAAATTTCATACCAGCAAGATATCCTTTATTATTATCACTAGGATCTGGATTATAAATATAATTTCCAAAGAAACTGATTGCTTCAATAGCGATCGGAAGATCTATTCCTTCAAATGGATTGCTAATTTTAAGTTCAACTGTAGGATTAACCGTATTGTAATCATACACTAAACCTGTACTGTTTCCTGTGTTCGTTTTAGCTGAGTTATCAAAAGTTTTTCCTTCAAGACCTGTAAATCCATAATAGGCAACAGCACCTTTCAGGCTGATCTTCTCACCAACCTTAGAACCAACACCTACCTGGGCATAATACATCGCAGGGTCAGCAGCTGAGCCCTTCTCTACAGCAGATGTATTATATTCAAACATAGGAAAAACACCTGCGTTTAAGAATCCGTCTAACATGCCAACTGAATGAGTTGCCGAAACGGCAATACCATCTGGGTTGATATCTCCATCCCAAAGAAGGTCATCTGTTTGCCAAAGAACTGGCTTTCGTGCAAATCGTCCGACATAAATATCTACGCTGGAAAGCGGAGAATATTTGGCATATGCATAGTCTAGACGAATATCTGGCGTCTCAAACTCTTGACCCATCGTCTGGTTTGTTGATCGAGGATCTGCTCCACCTGTAGCCAAACCAAAACCGACTTCTACTTGATCAGCCACATCTGTTGTCACGCCTAAACGAAAACGATATCTCCCACGGCTTCGATTGTATTTAGCTTGGCCTTTATCAGCGGCTTTTGATTCATATTGATAACGAACACGCAAATCACCTTTAAGCTTCATCTTCTGAACCCATTCAGGTAATGCATAAGATTTATGCTCAGCTATCTCTTTCGCAACTTCCTGTTTCGTTTCATCCAAAATTATTTCTGCCTCCATAGGAGTCAGAATATTTTTTTGAACTAACTTGTTCACCAAAATATCGATCTCTCCTGCAGATGAACTTGAAGAACAAGCCCCAAATACGATTGCTCCTAAAAACAATGCTAAAAAAAACTTCTTCATCTTTTTCTCCTTTTTTAATAAAGACATTGTTACGAAAATAAAACCAGCGTAAACAATCTCTCCTAATTAATCTTAACCTTTTTCAAAATAAAAAATAAACTCTGATGAAAGCTCATGCTCACCGTAGTTCCACAAGCTATATCATCATTTAATTTTCATCAATAAACTTTCTAATTTGCTTAAAATCTATCTCTGCTTTTTTCATAGTCTCTTTGACGTATTCGTCACTATAACTATGATTTTTTTCAATAATGTTTAAAATATTATTCAATGCTGCAATTTCAGATCGTAGCCAATTAACTACAAAATCTACATTAATTGCATTAGATTTAATCATCTGACTCAGTACCATTATTCACCTCCTCTCTTTCTTAAGAAGAGTATAATTCTATAAGGTGAAAATAAAATGGCTGCTCTGTGAAATGATTGTGAATTTGATTTTAATAAGACTAGTTTAAGCTTTGGGAAGAGTAAAACTAAACATGGTTCCTTTTCCTAGTTCGCTTTGAACGGAAATCTGTCCTTTATGCGACTGAACAAGGTGTTTTGCTATGGAAAGCCCGAGACCGGTTCCGCCTAGCTCGCGTGATCTCGCTTTATCGACTCGATAAAAACGTTCAAAAATGCGAGGTAAATCTTCTTCAGGTATTCCAATTCCATTATCTTTTATACTCACTTCAACAAAATCATTTCTTTCAGCTACAGATATGGTTATCAACCCTTCATCATTATTATATTTGATAGCATTATCGATTAAATTCAGAAAAACCTGCATAATACTTTTTTCATCTGCTTTTATTTTTGATAAATTGTTAGGAATATTCTTTTTTATGACAATTTTTCCTTCCCTGATCTGCTTCCTCAAGCTAACGATAAC encodes:
- a CDS encoding acetate/propionate family kinase — protein: MSYRIFKYQGARNVELILKGKAYRVGGQGMKSSYIENQFNGKTTKEILPISDYVKATALAVDYINKNNIRVDAIGHRFVHGGEYFKRSVLLDRTSLKRMERCLPLAPLHNPISMNIIKETIRMFPRVPQYAVIDSAFHSSIPAKAYTYPVPRRIIEQYQYRRYGFHGISCSYVCRHLSEFLKKSPGKINMIVCHLGTGGASVTAIKKGCSVDTSMGFSPNSGLIMSTRSGDIDPMVVVSLMQISDFHSQEISDLLNKRSGLLGISGFSSDITDIIAFLGHKRFGKRAQLAFDMYVNRLKSYIGRYLMVLGGQVDALVFTDDIGVNNPLIRESVCRSLCWAGIVIDKKKNEKVSREQTVSIQSSSSKIAVVTMPTEEEMMICLEGARLLKGCR
- a CDS encoding phosphate acyltransferase is translated as MYTEVIEQIRDRAKSDPKRIIFPEAEDDRVLKAVDYIRQEGIAEPLLFSSRNIDPSQRDQFAYLLYEIRQAKGMTYKKAKELMDDPLFYAAMMLRCGLVDGMVAGASHSTAAVMRAVLYCLELNDKIGVVTSCFLMGVPNCVFGEEGVLLYADCGVIPNPTSDQLARIAVSSAQFFQDVMDVTARVAMLSFSSKGSASGELVDKVRNSVELAKDLKKDFFIEGELQADSALVPEVAAWKLNDSDVAGKANVLIFPTLDAGNIGYKLTERLANARAIGPIILGTIQPCSDLSRGCSVDDIIACTALTVIRAQKKFSNSRNIFINFDKHYAYIGI
- a CDS encoding sensor domain-containing diguanylate cyclase, which produces MEPINLEGRVKNSLDQEGRFELDDIVHSMKSGLYAADNEGNISFANRAFAEMFRFESEQDVLGVNLADQFYLQRNDRAAFLRSLNEKGFISDYRIQMVRRDGSRVAITAQSNFLKNKKGKIVGVEGILKELSEEKIVEENKILENSQISSNAGNPKETDSLFEDSLTGLYNYQYFLRCLDFEVKRTNRFFQPLCAIMIDIDNFHSFVDKYGQDSGDDLLKKAGVIFKNNFRDTDIVCRQSRDQFLAILSVTTRSEAMSIAKKVKDALQKTMLPDAATCSMGISRYILGMSTQELLLKTNLGLCMAKEMGKNEACFYG
- a CDS encoding XRE family transcriptional regulator, producing the protein MKSVGINIKRLRDQKEITLREMAKDVGVSPSFLSQVEKGKASPSLATLKSIADALETTIGSLVGEDVNQKNKIVTRECDRKSLKHVGQGIRMSLLSESNPYKQMEPLLFKLSNNASSGESSYSHYGQEFVLVLKGAFEIMLGDTYYSLKKGDSIYFNSNTPHSFKNLNKGETEVLWVVTPPSF
- a CDS encoding class I SAM-dependent methyltransferase, translated to MEKLKHYVTDEKIEYHAEIFANRIKRQYKHLARRFQRRNIDVFRLYDRDIPEVRAVVDWYQGHLVVGEYIRLQTGPTWLPRMAKAAGEILNIPEDKVFLKRRQTKSASGARYKNSKSQRMRLAVSERDLKFWVKLDGLVDTGLFSDHRNTRELVREMVKDKDFLNLYAYTGSFSCVAALGGAKSIVTVDRSATYLQWARDNFKLNNINNLKYEFVCSDTEKYLDDLKRKGRKFTLAFVDPPSFSQRRGKNSVFDINKHHVELLEKVFLVMAKDSTVIFSTNHQRFDPKLRRLNVKQVKELTPKTIPEDYRNKLVHRCWQIDL
- the phoU gene encoding phosphate signaling complex protein PhoU, with the translated sequence MKRNIDDELKKLNIDILKMAAMVEEAIHKSVEALKKHDKKQALSVIDNDKKIDDMEIKIEEEVIDLFALFQPLACDLRLITTGMHINTELERMADLTVNISQRVLESSGQPLPKSLLDIVKLANQAKLMVKNSIDSFVNHDQELAKQVILSDKESNRLRTVIIRELIDEHMIKDSAMVTQAVALLLVARDLERICDHAAAIAEDVIYMINAKVIKHHRELL
- the pstB gene encoding phosphate ABC transporter ATP-binding protein PstB produces the protein MTTITEENVFKLKNNGLKASYINKDIENNAIKIVVENFNFFYDKTHALKNINMGIRSNTVVGIIGPSGCGKSTFLRCFNRMNDIIHKIKYEGGIFIDENNIFDKDLDVVDLRRKVGMVFQKSNPFPKSIFENVAYGLRINGVKNKDLIQEKVEKSLKDAALWDEIKDRLNESAFSLSGGQQQRLCIARALAIEPQILLLDEPASALDPIATGKIEELIHELKKKYTIIIVTHNMQQAARVSDYTAFFMLGELVEYNFTNKIFTNPAKKITEDYVTGRFG
- the pstA gene encoding phosphate ABC transporter permease PstA, with protein sequence MKKNYIEQAIGFGLLRGCLVVVLFIVGFILYDIISKGKSVISWEFLSQMPTNGMTEGGILPAIFGTFLVTTITAILAVPLGMGCAIYLSEYATKGKITRLIRMSIRNLSGVPSIVYGLFGVVLFVQLMKLNASVLSAGLTLGLMTLPWTITASEEALKGVPKSYREGSLALGATKWQTIRTNVLPYAVPGMLTGTILGLARAAGETAPILFTGAAFYLPFLPRSLSDQFMALPYHLYIMSTQHHAIEKVRPLAYGTALVLIGLVFCMNLFAVILRYKLRKVRME
- the pstC gene encoding phosphate ABC transporter permease subunit PstC; the protein is MEKLIHGFFFANGMISVVALLGIFALLIFTSIPAFQEINVWSFLFGSVWNPTSYVEEQYGIVPMLVSTLIVTVGALLIAIPLGVGTAAYLSDVASRRVREIAKPIVEILAGIPSVVLGFLGIVLVGPLLAKIFHTHNGLNAINGAVLLAVMALPTIVSISEDALSSVPSSYEQASLALGASKWQTVIRVKVPAALSGIIAACMLGMGRAIGETMTVLMATGCAPAMPESILGPVRTLTSSIAIELGEVAYNTTHYYALFALGLVLFIITFFVNMASDIILHKYEQVNR
- a CDS encoding PstS family phosphate ABC transporter substrate-binding protein, with protein sequence MKRFLILSLFVAFLMCATSVYAEDMIQIKGSDTLINLVQALAEEYMAQNPGKYIAVTGGGSGTGIAALINGKCDIANASRQMKAKEVEQASKNGVKVKRVVVAMDGLSVITNGNNSVNQLTVDEIGRIFRGEVTNWSEVGGPNMSITLYGRQSNSGTFVFFQESVLKGDYSQKMNRMNGNAQIVEAVKQDQSGIGYVGVGYVKDASGINVLKVASMAGAAYANPLSEADVKSGKYPISRPLNQYINGTPTGEVKAFLEFELSPQGQKEVEKQGFFQLPGEYVEYNSKAGL